A single window of Salminus brasiliensis chromosome 18, fSalBra1.hap2, whole genome shotgun sequence DNA harbors:
- the mrm3b gene encoding rRNA methyltransferase 3B, mitochondrial produces MATLMRYAGGMCTILEPTWTVRISRYVRRRPQCSDVRDVQVEGANAAPVTEAERSVGQKHGGEVGAPPLQGSDPSPRETASKEATFTSRLSELSPVSDLRYENAEPGDKSLSRLVSLARSKKLREQQGKILLEGRRLITDALHAGVSPQTVFFSTGKRLKTLPLDKLAQASLIKVNLEDVRIWPDLDTTQDLIAVFKRPEVSQMQFPQEKYGKALPLTLICDNMRDPGNLGTSFRCAAAAGCHSILLTKGCVDIWEPKVVRAAMGAHFRLPIISSLTWTDIHKHLPAATTVHVADNCRDSTREAEFPAKPQPQKKAGDYGWVSGHHISKKMSYEDGEAYDAGFSDGGDYEEDRCMQTKLDLQTLPYHKSWAGNHTAIVIGGETHGLSQEALQLADETGGRRLLIPMVQGVDSLNSAMAASVLLFEGRRQLMTG; encoded by the exons ATGGCGACGCTCATGCGGTACGCTGGAGGCATGTGTACTATACTTGAACCAACATGGACAGTCAGAATCAGTAGATATGTGAGACGCAGGCCGCAGTGCTCAGACGTAAGAGACGTGCAGGTTGAGGGCGCGAATGCAGCGCCAGTGACGGAGGCTGAAAGAAGTGTAGGTCAGAAACATGGGGGCGAGGTCGGGGCTCCACCTCTACAGGGTTCAGACCCGAGTCCCCGGGAAACGGCGAGCAAAGAAGCCACGTTTACTTCCAGGCTTTCAGAATTAAGCCCAGTCAGTGACTTGCGGTATGAAAACGCCGAGCCGGGGGACAAGAGTCTGTC ACGTTTGGTTAGCTTGGCTCGCTCAAAGAAGCTCCGTGAGCAACAAGGCAAGATTCTCCTGGAAGGGAGGCGTCTCATCACTGACGCGCTCCATGCTGGAGTTTCCCCACAGACAGTCTTCTTCAGTACTGGGAAGAGACTTAAGACGCTTCCCCTGGACAAACTCGCACAAGCCAGCTTAATCAAAGTCAACCTGGAGGACGTCAGAATCTGGCCTGATCTTGACACAACTCAGGATCTTATAG CTGTGTTCAAACGTCCAGAGGTGTCCCAAATGCAGTTTCCTCAGGAGAAGTATGGGAAGGCACTGCCATTGACCCTTATCTGTGATAATATGCGGGACCCTGGAAACCTGGGAACATCTTTTCGCTGCGCAGCTGCTGCTGGATGCCACAGCATTCTACTCACTAAAG gtTGTGTCGATATCTGGGAGCCTAAAGTTGTTCGAGCTGCCATGGGCGCCCACTTTCGCCTACCCATAATCTCCAGCCTCACCTGGACCGATATCCACAAGCACCTTCCTGCTGCCACGACTGTCCATGTGGCTGACAACTGTAGAGACAGTACAAGGGAGGCTGAATTCCCAGCAAAACCTCAGCCACAGAAAAAAGCAGGGGACTATGGATGGGTCAGTGGTCACCATATCTCTAAGAAAATGAGTTACGAAGATGGTGAAGCTTATGATGCTGGTTTTAGTGATGGTGGAGACTACGAGGAGGATAGATGTATGCAGACAAAGCTGGATTTACAGACCCTGCCTTATCATAAAAGTTGGGCTGGTAACCACACAGCCATTGTGATTGGTGGAGAGACTCACGGTCTAAGCCAGGAAGCCTTGCAATTGGCTGATGAGACAGGAGGGCGGAGATTATTGATCCCCATGGTGCAAGGAGTGGACAGTCTGAATTCTGCCATGGCTGCCagtgtgttactgtttgagggcAGGAGACAACTGATGACCGGGTAG